One Leifsonia shinshuensis DNA window includes the following coding sequences:
- a CDS encoding GNAT family N-acetyltransferase: MSSIRPYRPADRDDVYDICVRTGASGSDARGLYSSDDLIPDVFAGPYVEYQPDLAFVVDTGDRVAGYVIAVADSQAFADWYDEHWLPGFRERYPLDAAPTAKEREAIGFGLDQHEAIVPEADRYPAHLHIDLLPELQGQGFGRRLIRELLAALHERGVPGVFLRMSPANTGAMAFYRRLGFRELPSSRPDAPALAIATDAEV, encoded by the coding sequence GTGAGTTCGATTCGCCCGTACCGTCCGGCCGACCGCGACGACGTCTACGACATCTGCGTCAGGACAGGGGCGAGCGGGTCCGATGCGCGCGGCCTGTACTCCAGCGACGACCTGATCCCCGACGTGTTCGCCGGACCCTACGTCGAGTACCAGCCCGACCTCGCGTTCGTGGTCGACACCGGCGACCGGGTCGCGGGCTACGTGATCGCGGTGGCCGACAGCCAGGCCTTCGCCGACTGGTACGACGAGCACTGGCTGCCCGGATTCCGCGAACGCTACCCGCTCGACGCGGCCCCCACCGCGAAGGAGCGCGAGGCCATCGGCTTCGGGCTCGACCAGCACGAGGCGATCGTCCCGGAGGCCGACCGGTATCCGGCGCACCTGCACATCGACCTGCTGCCCGAGCTGCAGGGCCAGGGCTTCGGCCGCCGTCTCATCCGCGAGCTCCTCGCCGCGCTGCACGAGCGCGGGGTGCCGGGCGTCTTCCTGCGGATGTCGCCGGCGAACACGGGCGCGATGGCGTTCTACCGGCGGCTCGGCTTCCGGGAGCTGCCCTCCAGCCGCCCCGACGCGCCCGCGCTCGCGATCGCGACGGACGCAGAAGTGTGA
- a CDS encoding helix-turn-helix domain-containing protein — translation MTSSTAAGPLSKGRLTPGADAIAAPVRIDRRAPGEEAAAFVRHYWLPRWSIPGGGSVREAVLEYPTANVVIEAGAALLHRASRGLSGRTLTGDGWAFGAMLLPGTARQWVGGSLRSAPPAIPLNALAAPDLARVTGAVRERLADGDAEGAVAAFEDALRGLPAPDADARLVDAIVAAVESDRDLRRVEQLADRFGLGVRRLQRLVAGHIGFGPKWLIQRYRLQEAAAALREPEPPTFARLAAELGYADQAHFNREFKAVVGVTPGAYASESRRET, via the coding sequence GTGACCTCGTCCACCGCCGCCGGGCCGCTGAGCAAGGGCCGGCTGACACCCGGCGCCGACGCCATCGCGGCGCCCGTGCGGATCGACCGGCGCGCGCCCGGCGAGGAGGCCGCGGCGTTCGTGCGGCACTACTGGCTGCCGCGATGGTCCATCCCGGGCGGCGGGAGCGTGCGCGAGGCGGTCCTGGAGTACCCGACCGCGAACGTGGTGATCGAGGCGGGCGCCGCGCTGCTGCACCGGGCGAGCCGGGGGCTGTCCGGGAGGACGCTGACCGGCGACGGCTGGGCGTTCGGCGCGATGCTGCTGCCGGGCACGGCGCGGCAGTGGGTGGGCGGCTCGCTGCGCAGCGCTCCCCCGGCGATCCCGCTCAACGCGCTCGCGGCGCCTGACCTTGCGCGGGTGACCGGCGCGGTGCGCGAGCGGCTGGCCGACGGCGACGCGGAGGGCGCCGTGGCGGCCTTCGAGGACGCGCTGCGCGGCCTCCCGGCCCCGGACGCCGACGCGCGGCTCGTGGACGCGATCGTCGCCGCGGTCGAGTCGGACCGCGACCTGCGCCGCGTGGAGCAGCTCGCCGACCGGTTCGGGCTCGGCGTGCGCCGGCTCCAGCGACTCGTCGCCGGGCACATCGGGTTCGGCCCGAAATGGCTCATCCAGCGCTACCGGCTGCAGGAGGCCGCCGCGGCGCTGCGCGAGCCGGAGCCTCCGACGTTCGCCCGGCTTGCGGCCGAGCTGGGCTATGCGGATCAGGCGCACTTCAACCGGGAGTTCAAGGCCGTGGTCGGCGTGACACCGGGCGCGTACGCGTCCGAGAGCAGGCGCGAGACGTGA